The following proteins come from a genomic window of Gossypium raimondii isolate GPD5lz chromosome 5, ASM2569854v1, whole genome shotgun sequence:
- the LOC105767406 gene encoding abscisic-aldehyde oxidase, producing MGQQTQTTPTKKTHQTLVFAVNGERFELSGLDPSTTLLEFLRSQTSFKSVKLGCGEGGCGACLVLLSKYDPVQDKVDDFTVSSCLTLLCSVNGCSITTAEGVGNSKDGFHPIQERFSGFHASQCGYCTPGMCVSLYSALINADKTDRTGLRPGFSKLTVSEAEKSIAGNLCRCTGYRPLVDACKSFAADVDMEDLGFNSFWKKGESEDIKLSRLPPYNCNNAIRVFPEFLKTVIKAGFNLESEGCRWYSPGSLEQLQSLLQTDEVNDGTSMKIVVGNTGMGYYKELGHHNKYIDLRYIPELSIISKDQTGIKIGASVTISKAIEALKDENEGGINQEGMLVFEKLADHMERVATGFVRNSASIGGNLIMAQRKHFPSDISTILLSVDTMVDILTGHRHETITLEEFLGRPPLVSNSVLLGIKIPCWKSRRDISSKTYTKLLYETYRAAPRPIGNALPYLNAAFLAEVSLCKKSAGVVLNNCRLAFGAYGTKHSIRARNVEEFLSAKLLNFGVIYEAIKLLESTIIPEEGTSSPAYRTSLAVGFLFEFLSPLMNSCTDISKLWFDGYNSDLLSNGSKIKQNCDQFNQIKSPTLLSSAKQVIQLNEDYHPVGEPLTKVGAIIQASGEAVYVDDIPSPRNCLHGAFIYSTEPLARVQGIKFKPGSSPHGVSTVISFKDIPGENIGAQTIFGSESLYADELTQCAGQRIALVVADTQKNADMAANLAVVDYDKKNLEPILSVEEAFEKCSFFEVPHFLNPEPVGAFSKGMAESDHQILSAELKLGSQYYFYMETQTALAVPDEDNCIVVYSSCQCPEFAHDTIAKCLGVPSHNVRVITRRVGGGFGGKAIKAIPVATACALAAYKLHRPVRMYVNRKTDMIMAGGRHPMKITYSVGFKSNGKITALKLDILVDAGMSADISPVMPHNIIGSLKKYDWGALAFDIKVCKTNLPSRSAMRAPGEVQASFIAEAIIEHVASSLALEVDSVRSINLHKFETLKLFFKTCAGEPLEYTLPSIWDKLAVSSNFYRRTEMLKEFNRCNKWQKRGISRIPIVHPVMLRATPGKVSILRDGSIVVEVGGIELGQGLWTKVKQMTAYALSLIQSAGTEELLEKVRVIQADTLSLIQGGFTSGSTTSESSCEAVRLCCNILVERLTALKERLEEQMGPVKWETLILQAYMISVNLSANSLYVPDFSSMQYLNYGAAVSEVEINLLTGQTTILQTDIIYDCGQSLNPAVDLGQIEGAFVQGIGFFMLEEYPTNSKGLVVAEGTWSYKIPTVDTVPKKFNVEILNSGHHKDRVLSSKASGEPPLKLAASIHCAIRAAIKEARQQLHSWGGLDESYSTFQLQVPATMPVVKELCGHENVQRFLQWTIGSKQLDSAGGTV from the exons ATGGGTCAGCAAACCCAAACTACACCAACAAAAAAAACACACCAAACGTTAGTTTTTGCTGTTAATGGAGAGCGATTTGAGCTCTCTGGACTTGACCCTTCCACTACTTTGCTTGAGTTCTTGCGTTCTCAGACTTCTTTCAAGAGTGTCAAGCTTGGTTGTGGTGAAG GAGGCTGTGGCGCCTGTCTTGTCCTTCTCTCCAAGTATGACCCTGTGCAGGACAAGGTTGATGATTTTACTGTGAGTTCATGCCTTACACTACTTTGCAGTGTAAATGGGTGTTCGATTACAACAGCAGAGGGAGTTGGAAATAGCAAGGATGGGTTCCACCCTATTCAGGAAAGGTTTTCTGGTTTCCATGCTTCTCAATGTGGTTATTGTACTCCTGGAATGTGTGTTTCTCTATATTCAGCACTCATTAATGCTGATAAAACCGATAGAACAGGATTACGTCCTGGATTCTCCAAGCTAACAGTTTCGGAAGCAGAAAAGTCTATTGCAGGAAATCTTTGTCGCTGTACTGGCTACCGACCACTTGTAGATGCCTGTAAAAGTTTTGCTGCTGATGTTGATATGGAGGATTTGGGATTTAACTCCTTTTGGAAAAAAGGAGAAAGTGAAGACATAAAGCTGAGTAGATTACCTCCATACAATTGTAACAACGCAATTCGTGTGTTTCCGGAGTTTCTGAAAACGGTGATTAAGGCAGGTTTCAATCTGGAATCTGAAGGGTGTCGTTGGTATAGTCCTGGAAGTCTTGAGCAGCTCCAAAGCTTGTTGCAAACTGATGAGGTGAATGATGGAACCTCAATGAAGATTGTTGTTGGTAACACAGGAATGGGTTATTATAAGGAACTAGGACATCATAACAAGTACATTGATTTGAGATATATTCCGGAGCTTTCAATCATTAGTAAAGACCAGACAGGAATTAAAATTGGAGCATCTGTGACAATTTCCAAAGCTATTGAAGCTTTGAAGGATGAAAATGAAGGTGGAATTAATCAAGAAGGTATGCTGGTTTTCGAAAAGCTTGCTGACCATATGGAACGAGTTGCAACAGGGTTCGTAAGGAATTCAGCTAGTATAGGAGGAAACCTGATAATGGCTCAGAGGAAACATTTTCCATCAGATATTTCTACAATACTGCTTTCTGTGGATACAATGGTTGATATATTGACTGGTCACAGACATGAAACTATAACACTGGAGGAGTTCCTTGGGAGGCCTCCATTAGTTTCCAACAGTGTTCTTTTAGGCATTAAAATTCCATGCTGGAAGTCGAGGAGGGATATTTCTTCTAAAACATACACCAAGTTGCTATATGAGACATATCGAGCTGCACCACGCCCTATTGGAAATGCACTTCCCTATTTAAATGCTGCTTTCTTGGCTGAGGTTTCTCTTTGTAAAAAGTCTGCTGGGGTTGTGCTAAATAACTGCCGGTTGGCTTTTGGTGCTTATGGAACAAAACATTCAATTAGAGCAAGGAATGTCGAGGAATTTCTATCTGCTAAGTTGCTAAATTTTGGCGTTATATACGAGGCTATTAAACTACTTGAAAGTACCATAATACCTGAAGAAGGCACCAGCAGTCCAGCTTACAGGACCAGCTTGGCTGTTGGCTTTCTCTTTGAGTTCCTAAGCCCCTTAATGAACAGCTGCACAGATATTTCTAAATTGTGGTTTGATGGATATAATAGTGATTTGCTGTCCAATGGTTCCAAAATAAAACAGAACTGCGACCAgttcaatcaaataaaatcccCAACTTTGTTATCATCTGCAAAGCAGGTGATTCAGTTAAATGAAGATTATCATCCGGTTGGAGAGCCACTTACAAAAGTTGGAGCTATCATCCAAGCTTCTG GTGAGGCTGTTTATGTGGATGACATTCCATCTCCGAGAAACTGCCTCCATGGAGCATTTATTTATAGCACAGAGCCTTTGGCACGGGTGCAGGGCATAAAATTTAAGCCTGGATCATCACCCCATGGAGTCTCCACGGTTATCTCCTTCAAAGATATTCCTGGGGAGAATATAGGGGCTCAGACCATATTTGGTTCTGAATCTTTATATGCAGATGAGCTTACTCAATGTGCTGGTCAGCGCATTGCATTGGTG GTTGCAGATACACAGAAAAATGCAGACATGGCAGCCAACCTTGCAGTGGTTGATTATGACAAGAAGAATTTAGAACCAATATTATCTGTAGAAGAGGCTTTTGAGAAATGTAGCTTTTTTGAGGTCCCTCATTTTCTTAACCCCGAACCAGTTGGTGCTTTTTCAAAAGGAATGGCCGAATCTGACCATCAAATTCTATCTGCTGAG CTCAAACTTGGGTCacaatattatttctatatgGAGACGCAAACCGCTCTTGCTGTGCCAGATGAGGACAACTGCATTGTAGTATACAGTTCTTGTCAATGCCCTGAGTTTGCGCATGATACGATAGCTAAATGCCTGGGTGTACCTAGTCACAATGTTCGTGTGATTACAAGAAGAGTTGGAGGAGGATTTGGTGGAAAGGCTATAAAAGCAATCCCT GTTGCTACAGCATGTGCACTTGCTGCTTACAAACTACACCGTCCAGTCAGGATGTATGTAAACCGCAAGACTGATATGATAATGGCAGGAGGAAGGCATCCAATGAAAATAACTTACAGTGTAGGATTCAAATCTAATGGGAAGATTACGGCCCTAAAACTCGATATATTAGTTGATGCAGGGATGTCAGCCGACATAAGTCCAGTTATGCCGCATAACATAATTGGTTCACTTAAAAAATACGACTGGGGTGCCTTAGCTTTTGATATAAAGGTATGCAAAACAAACCTTCCAAGTAGATCAGCAATGAGGGCCCCTGGGGAGGTACAAGCATCATTTATTGCTGAAGCTATAATAGAACATGTGGCATCCTCCCTTGCCCTGGAAGTTGATTCTGTCCGAAGCATTAATCTCCACAAGTTTGAAAcgcttaaattatttttcaagacCTGTGCTGGTGAACCGTTGGAATATACTTTACCTTCTATATGGGATAAGTTAGCCGTTTCTTCAAACTTTTACCGTAGGACTGAAATGTTAAAAGAGTTTAATAGGTGTAATAAATGGCAGAAAAGGGGAATTTCTCGAATACCTATTGTGCATCCAGTAATGTTAAGAGCAACCCCAGGGAAAGTAAGCATTCTACGTGATGGATCTATTGTTGTTGAAGTTGGAGGAATTGAGCTCGGTCAGGGTCTCTGGACAAAGGTAAAACAGATGACTGCATATGCTCTCAGTTTGATCCAAAGTGCTGGAACCGAAGAACTTTTAGAGAAGGTGAGGGTCATACAAGCTGATACCTTGAGTTTAATTCAAGGCGGTTTTACTTCTGGCAGCACGACATCTGAATCAAGCTGTGAAGCTGTTAGACTTTGCTGCAATATCTTGGTTGAGAGACTTACTGCTCTAAAGGAGAGATTGGAGGAGCAAATGGGACCTGTAAAATGGGAGACACTGATTCTTCAG GCATATATGATTTCCGTGAACTTGTCTGCAAATTCATTATATGTACCGGACTTTTCTTCCATGCAATACCTAAACTATGGTGCTGCAGTGAGTGAG GTGGAGATAAACCTTTTAACTGGTCAAACCACAATATTGCAGACAGATATCATATATGATTGTGGCCAAAGCTTAAACCCTGCCGTGGATTTAGGACAG ATTGAAGGGGCTTTTGTTCAAGGAATAGGGTTTTTTATGCTTGAAGAATACCCCACAAACTCGAAAGGATTAGTGGTTGCAGAAGGCACTTGGTCATATAAGATACCTACGGTGGATACTGTACCTAAAAAGTTTAATGTTGAAATCCTGAACAGTGGACATCATAAAGACCGTGTACTTTCATCAAAAG CTTCTGGAGAGCCGCCATTAAAACTAGCGGCTTCCATTCACTGTGCGATAAGAGCAGCCATAAAAGAAGCCAGGCAACAACTTCATTCATGGGGTGGCCTGGATGAGTCTTATTCGACATTTCAATTGCAGGTACCTGCCACCATGCCAGTGGTGAAGGAGCTCTGCGGGCATGAAAATGTCCAGAGGTTCTTACAGTGGACAATAGGCAGCAAGCAACTGGATTCCGCAGGTGGGACGGTTTAA